A DNA window from Pseudorasbora parva isolate DD20220531a chromosome 19, ASM2467924v1, whole genome shotgun sequence contains the following coding sequences:
- the pex11b gene encoding peroxisomal membrane protein 11B — translation MESWVRFSSQSQAKERVFRAAQYACTLLGYTLQRGGARAELLSTIKQLEAHMSLTRKLMRLGNSAEALEAAKRTVHLSDCVLRLCITVAHLNRAMYFACDNVLWAGKTGLLPELDQNKWSQRSFRYYLFALILNLTRDAYEIRLLMERESRSSSAKSFNSNPSSLTPTPENGEFPLTPSPSSPLPPLPPLPVLSARLNKQFCLLITVLRNNPPLLLDLLKNLCDVFIPLDRLGLYPTGSGFVGACGLTSSILSILTIVHPWLKLKP, via the exons ATGGAGTCGTGGGTGAGATTCAGCTCGCAGAGTCAAGCCAAAGAACGCGTGTTCAG GGCTGCCCAGTACGCTTGCACACTGCTGGGTTATACGCTGCAGAGAGGAGGAGCGAGAGCAGAGCTGCTCAGCACCATTAAACAGCTGGAAGCTCACATGAGCCTGACAAGAAAAT TGATGCGTTTAGGGAACTCCGCTGAAGCTCTGGAAGCAGCGAAACGCACCGTCCATCTGTCTGACTGCGTGCTGCGTCTCTGCATCACAGTGGCCCATCTCAACAGAGCAATGTATTTTGCCTGTGATAATGTACTGTGGGCCGGCAAAACAGGACTACTGCCCGAACTGGACCAAAACAAATGGAGCCAGAGGTCATTTAG ATATTATTTGTTCGCACTCATCCTCAATTTAACCCGAGACGCGTATGAAATTCGTCTGCTGATGGAGAGAGAGTCCCGTAGCAGTTCAGCGAAAAGCTTTAACTCCAATCCGTCTTCCCTCACGCCGACCCCAGAGAACGGAGAGTTCCCTTTAACCCCGTCTCCTTCCTCACCGCTTCCTCCACTGCCGCCCCTCCCGGTGCTCTCGGCCAGACTCAACAAGCAGTTCTGTCTCTTGATCACTGTCCTGCGCAACAACCCTCCGCTGCTCCTGGACCTTCTGAAGAACCTGTGCGACGTGTTCATACCGCTGGACCGGCTGGGTTTGTACCCCACAGGGTCGGGCTTTGTGGGGGCCTGCGGCCTCACGTCCTCTATCCTGTCCATTCTCACTATAGTCCACCCCTGGCTCAAACTCAAGCCCTGA
- the rit1 gene encoding GTP-binding protein Rit1 isoform X1 has translation MESSRSTGGHSREYKLVMLGEGGVGKSAIIMQFISHRFPEDHDPTIEDAYKTQIRIDDEPANLDILDTAGQAEFTAMRDQYMRAGEGFIISYSITDRRSFQEARHFKQLIYRVRRTVETPVVLVGNKSDLTHLRQVSVEEGKQLAREFQCPFFETSAAYRYYIDEVFAALVRQIRQREAEMVRGSERKTRRSHSFWSRLKAPFHKKQQSDH, from the exons ATGGAGTCCTCACGGAGCACAGGGGGTCACTCCCGCGAGTACAAGTTGGTGATGTTAGGAGAGGGTGGTGTGGGGAAAAGTG CCATCATCATGCAGTTTATAAGTCACAGATTCCCAGAGGATCATGACCCTACTATCG AGGATGCCTATAAAACACAGATTCGCATTGACGATGAGCCAGCCAACCTGGACATCTTGGATACAGCAGGACAG GCGGAGTTCACAGCGATGCGTGATCAGTACATGCGAGCAGGAGAAGGTTTCATCATCTCGTACTCCATCACGGATCGCCGCAGTTTCCAGGAGGCACGGCACTTTAAGCAGCTGATCTACCGCGTGCGACGCACCGTTGAAACCCCCGTTGTACTTGTGGGAAACAAGTCTGACCTGACCCATCTCAGACAG GTGTCTGTCGAGGAGGGCAAACAGCTGGCGAGAGAGTTCCAGTGCCCCTTTTTTGAGACCTCAGCAGCATACCGTTATTACATCGACGAGGTGTTTGCCGCACTGGTGCGTCAGATCCGCCAGCGTGAGGCCGAGATGGTGCGGGGAAGCGAGAGGAAAACCCGACGCAGCCATTCTTTCTGGAGTCGCCTCAAAGCCCCCTTCCATAAGAAACAGCAGTCAGATCACTGA
- the rit1 gene encoding GTP-binding protein Rit1 isoform X2, with protein MQFISHRFPEDHDPTIEDAYKTQIRIDDEPANLDILDTAGQAEFTAMRDQYMRAGEGFIISYSITDRRSFQEARHFKQLIYRVRRTVETPVVLVGNKSDLTHLRQVSVEEGKQLAREFQCPFFETSAAYRYYIDEVFAALVRQIRQREAEMVRGSERKTRRSHSFWSRLKAPFHKKQQSDH; from the exons ATGCAGTTTATAAGTCACAGATTCCCAGAGGATCATGACCCTACTATCG AGGATGCCTATAAAACACAGATTCGCATTGACGATGAGCCAGCCAACCTGGACATCTTGGATACAGCAGGACAG GCGGAGTTCACAGCGATGCGTGATCAGTACATGCGAGCAGGAGAAGGTTTCATCATCTCGTACTCCATCACGGATCGCCGCAGTTTCCAGGAGGCACGGCACTTTAAGCAGCTGATCTACCGCGTGCGACGCACCGTTGAAACCCCCGTTGTACTTGTGGGAAACAAGTCTGACCTGACCCATCTCAGACAG GTGTCTGTCGAGGAGGGCAAACAGCTGGCGAGAGAGTTCCAGTGCCCCTTTTTTGAGACCTCAGCAGCATACCGTTATTACATCGACGAGGTGTTTGCCGCACTGGTGCGTCAGATCCGCCAGCGTGAGGCCGAGATGGTGCGGGGAAGCGAGAGGAAAACCCGACGCAGCCATTCTTTCTGGAGTCGCCTCAAAGCCCCCTTCCATAAGAAACAGCAGTCAGATCACTGA